The DNA window ACGTCATTCTGTATCTCCCAGCCTACTACAAGTTACaggatttatttaaaagttaGAAATCTAATACTTAACTTTTTTTTGGTTACACGGGCTTTTGAAAGGACAATGAGCCTTTGTTTCTGACTCACAAAACTCTATGACCTAAATTCAGATGGTGATATAACTTCCCAAAAGTGGTAGGAAAAAATACTAGGAAGCAAAACCACAAAAGTCAATTCTACTTGGCTCTGTGCTTCCTTAGGATGAATTTGACTCACTAGCCTTGGATGAAAATGGTAGGTGGTGAAGATTAAGCTGCCTTGCTTTGAAATATGACATTAATAGCCCCAGGTCAGGCTTTTCACTCAATTCAAAAACAACAACTGGTGAATGACTTTAAGGTGAAACCTGACAGCATTGGCTTGATGCAAACAGGACCGTGTAAACTTAACTAAGCCAACATAACTCGATCTTAACCATCTATACTTAAGTAGTTTTTGAAGCTGAAACAAATATAATACAATGCTATATCACCTCAGACTACGGTATGATTCACTCAAACAGCTCATCACAAATAAAAACAAGGCTAGGCCTGTTCTGTAGTCTAATACTTTAACTTGCCAAAATAATGTTACCTTGTTAGAAAGGACCTAACCCACTTCCTGAGTTGAAGGCTTTAGGTCCCTCATCACAAAACTCGATCCCCatcctatatatatatttttttaaggtAAGTCAGTGCAGAGATTAGTCATAAACAGTAACTATCGGATTCTCAGGagtttttctttttacaaaattTGATATTTTTCCTTGGAGTTAAGATATAGCAATGGAATTTGTCTATTGTAGGGCAATGTTGTGTCTTTTCTGTATGTTGTATTATTTTAGATAATGATGATTAACCATATACATGCTGGTTTccccattttgttttgaaatgcatACATAACCTTTGAACAGTACAAGTATATTAATAAAGCTGCCCATCTAAGTTAACTAAAATGCCCATGTTTAAAAGATGCATGACTCAATATAGAAAAATAGCTTTGACAGAATTCAGTAACTAGACCCATGTTATTTTGCAGGAGACCAAAGGTATATTGACTGTAAATATATAGTATGGCAGACAGTATTTATAGTATCATTGTCAATTTCCCTCTTTCATATATAACTACTTTGTTTCAATAGTAAGTAAAGTTTAAAATAGAGGgcagactatttaaaaaaaggcatttcaaagTATAAGTGGGAAAATGTTTTACACTGAATGTTCTGTGTCACTGGTTAGTAATTTATGCTTCAGAATAGGGTGAATTGCAAAAATGCTACTGCTGATTCAATTTTCTCCTTGTATGGAAATACTGCTAAGTGTGCTTTAGAGCCCTGTCACCATACAAGTGCAGAGACTATATACCTGCTCACTAAGAAAACGGATGAAGAGGGATTGTAGGGCCTGTCCTATAGCTGAAAGCTGCAGTTTACAGCTCCGTCTGTCCTTGATTTTCTTGCAGAAAATGAAATATTACCACAATAATGCATTGTAAGTTTGGGGAAATACTAAGTGAGTCTATTCCAGATCTCCAGCTGTGGGTTTGTTCATTTTAGCTATAACGGATACTGATTCATAGGACACTGTGGTTTCCTTTGGCATAATGTAGTATTATGTCAGTGGAAAGCATTGTGCAAATACCACTAAAAACCCAAAACAGTGACTCATGACTGTACTACTTAGTGCCTTTTATATCTGCCATTACAAAAAGTATGCTCTGCAAAAGCAATGCATGGAAGAGATTGAAATGTTTTAGTAACTTTAATTTCCTATTTGTAAAGTGATTGTACCCAGGATCACAGCACTTACTTCTGTCCAGTTTCATGTACATTTAATTACATATTACCATGAAACTAACTTTGTGTCAGTGTTTCCTTTCAGATTTCATTGCATTAAGCTTATGGCTAAAGATACTGTTTTTACCAATGCTTGTATGCTGGCGCAAACGGTGACAGTGGGAACACAACATAAAATAGAGCTGCTATTGCTGATCTTACAGAGGCAAAATGTAAAAGGAATAAAGTCAGCCAAGAATGGTGGACAAATGGTGATTTTTAGCGATTCATGGGATACTTATAAATGTGTGGGAAGCAATTTAAGTGACTTTTCTATAAGACATTTTACATCCAATTTAATTAGACAAATACTACAGAGTTTTGTACTCAGACATAAGTTACTGACCGCCTCAACAATACAAGCAGTGAACAACAATTTAAAAAGCTGGCATAGTTGTTTAGATGAGTTTTTGGCAACAGTCCTCCTATTTCATTAAAACCCATTGCAGCTAAAGTGGTTATTACTCTTTTAGTAGACATGCACCATGCCATAGAGGAAAGTCCAGAAGAGGACATACGTGAAGAGGCCTCCGATAAGCCCCCCAGTGAAAAGTGGCCTTCGGGATTTAAAGTACTTATTCCACCGCCGTCCAGCTTTTAATACCAAAAGCACTGAGAGAAGGACAGAAGCCAAGAAGTAGAAGATGAAGCCATGTAAACCAGTCAGGCCAAGAATTCCTGCTGTTGCTCCTGACAAGGCAGAAACGGATGTCCTGCAATAATCCAGAATGGCTGCATTCCCTCGGACTGCTCCTTCGCTGATGAACTGAGGCCCTTCTCGCTTAGCCACCATTGTAGCCATTGCTCTGGTTTGGAGTCAAGTCTTTCTCCCAACGAGACTAGGTCAAAGGAGAGAACAAACTATTGTACTAAgtcaatttcattttatttgggaAGATGGGATGGAACAATTCTTTTCCCTCCTGTCCATAACTAACAGCAGGAACTGAAAGTGAAAAATGCACAACTACTTGGAAATTGACCTCTTTAGCACAAATCACCATCAGTaaattgataaattgaagagtACCTATAATCTGTTGCACATTTTGGTAATGTCAGGCCTGACAGCATGTGGAATGCATCAGTCATCAGAACATTGTTCATGACCTTCGAAAAAAATTGATTTGATGAGTAGTGTCTTGGACAAACTGTATTCCCAGTTATCTGTACTAGAAATAAGTGGTGGTCTTTGAACAACTACAAGAAATCAAGGAGCTATTCATATGTCTACTAGCTGTTATAACTGATGGTATTCAAAGAGCTGCTAAAACATTCAAGCAAATCAGGTAGTCTACACTTGGATTTtatgtaaatataaaattaacttGCGTTAATGAGGTAAGTTTACATCTCAACCTCGGAGCCCTTTAACACCACACATATAAACAAAACTGAACCAATCTCACTACTGTATGTCTACAGCACACAAATTTACTTGTTACAGTAAGAAAAATTTAGGCCAGCTTTAGTaagagtctaaaaaaaaaaaaatgaatgtatCTTTCCAAgtcaggacaggttaggcattttagaactcactactcaaagaattaaatttaagtgtaagagaaataaaaattatgaaatgcacagaccagtcaaaacactaaaaataacacactttgaaattacagagaatatatgtgcattgcaggaagtaccaagtagTAGCAACATTAATACAAGTATGtgctgggaggtgagtgtgagagagagagagagtgtgtgtgagacacagagacagggtgtgtgctggctgctggggacatttctgagatcatagaatatcagggttggaggggacctcaggatgtcatctagtccaaccccctgctcaaagcagggccaaagcccagacagatttttaccccagttctttaaacagccccctcaaggattgaactcacaaccctgggtttagcaggccaatgctcaaaccactgagctatccctccccactttgccatgtgctgtctctttaagacactcactgaaagctctcctgctGTTCTAAGCCCTGttatctcctctcccctcctctgctCTGCTCGGGCAGGGAGAGTGTGTATGTGAGAGCTGGCTTCTGGGGAAATCTCAGAaacagtgcactgtctctttaagaaaggcatTCACCCAAGTCCTtcctgagccaggctgtcccccctctgccctggcgagatggggtgcaggggagagggggacatcctgacatcagcacccttctctctctcccctcctccccagcaagcAGGATGGGTGTGCATGCTCTGCTAATCACCTGGGCAGCATTTGAATCTCTCCTGGGCAGCCACTTGCCCCAAGCACACAGCTTCCAGTATAAGACTTGCAAGCCCAATTTATAATGAGGTTACTCATCTCTATGGCCTTCTCCTTCAACATATTGTAGTGTACATACATGTAGTTGTAACAGCAACCCAaattttaaattcacatcctTTTTGTAGCACAAAGAGAGTTTGGGTAAGATTTCCTATTTACACTTAAATTTCTATCATTTTTGTCTGTTCAACAATGCCACCTCTTTAGCTAACTACCTAAATTCAGAGGTTGTAATTAAATCTAAGGAAGAAGTATCTAGACACTACAGGACCCAATTAGCCTCACGTAGCTGCACACTGCATTAAAGCCACTACTAggcatttctatagcacttttcatccaatgATTTCACTGTGCTTTACTAATATTAAAGAACCCCTCCTCCACTGGGCTTAGACCCAAAATAACTAGATACAGGGATCACTCTACTCAGCAGTGTAATGCAGCGATCGCTAGGGTGGAACATGATAGTTGTTCAGTAGCAACCCTACATAAAAGTTCAGGACTGAAAGCAAAGAGTGTTGTGCTTAATTGAAGCTTCTGGAAAATTTGGAGGGCCTCATAATGTAATTACCTGAGGTAGAATGCAACCAGAACACAGAAGACTAAGGGTTTGTCAAGCCGTTTGGACCCCAACTGTAGTTTCTGTAAAAAAAGATTTCACAAACCTTAATATTCATAGACACATTATACAAAATAGCAGTAAAAGCAGATTTAAATCAATATGTCTCCTCCTTTCCCTGGTTAAAGCAAAACCACCCAGCCCCAAGCTAGCTCCATTTCCCCCACGCTGAGTgaagcacagatgaggaatttgGAACACTAGTTTAGTGTTCTCTGGGGTCACCGACTCCAGGAGGGACAAAAAGAAAGCGCTGCTTTCCCCCCCAGCCAAGACACCGAGTGCAGCTGCCACTTAGCCCTGAGCATGGCTGGGATACAGGATCAGCCTGGGGGACGGAGTCTCAGTGCCATGGCCGGGCCAGTGGGGACACCGCCCTAGGCCGCAGAACCAGGCTGGCCCCAGCTCGCTCCTGCACCTTTATGGGACAGAATATCGCCCTCGAAACTACTCTCcgcccctcctgcagcctggcGGCAACACTAGAAACAGCAGGTCCCGAGCGCAAGACCAGCGCCCTcctgggcacggggggggggggaggggcgagccCCCCGGGGtaccctcaccccgcccccactcttaCCCAACCCCCGTTCCTACTCTCACCCTGCTTCCGCCCGGGGGGCGCCGGAGGCCCAGGCCTGGACGGGGGCCGCCCAAAGGACATGCCTGAGGCAGCGCCGCCAGGCTCGGTTTGACCCGAGGGCGAGGCCGGGCCCAGGGCCCGGCACGACGTCTCTACGAACCCTCAGCAGCTGCCCGGCCCCGCCGAGGTAACAGCAACGACTTACCCGCCCCTACCGCAGGCGGGAGCCCGCCATCTTAGAATAAAGGCTGCTGGGAAACAtcgccccctcctcccagctctcAATGCGCATGCGCCGGCGCTCCCTCGGCCTGAGGTGGCGCCCGATTGGTTCCTCGGCTGCGGAGCGAGGGGCGGGGCCGGCGGGACCTTTTGTTGGCGAGGCGGCGGGACCGCCGGCGAGTCAGGCGCGAGCTGCCGGGCGGGGCCATGTCGTACATCCCGGGGCAGCCGGTCACCGCCGTGGTGGTGAGTGGGGTGCGGGCCGGGGGGGGCGGAGTCTGGACCAGACCCCGGGCTGGGGGGATAGTGATGGGGATCCCCGCCGCGCCCCCCCCTGCCAGGCAGGGCCCCACCCGGAGCAGCCCTCTCAGCTCTGGCAACggggcgcggctccggcccggctcccgGCGGGGGGCTGCGGGCGCGGGCACGTCACGGGGCTGGCGCGCGAAGCGCTCGggacgttccccctcctcccgggCTGCGCTTCTCGCCGGTCCGTGCGAAGCGCAGGAAACGCCCCGGGGCCGCGCTGCCCGCCCCGCCCTGTGCACACACCCGGCCGGGCTGGGCGTGCTCGGGGAGCGGGGGCCTGTGCGGCTCCCGGGCCTGGCTAGTGCTGGGGCGGCCCCGCCCGCAGGGTCGCTCCCGTGTAGCGATGTCCGTGTGGGGTGATCGTGTCAGGGCTGATTCCTGCCCCCTCTAGGAGAAGGGGGAAAGTTGTCTCCCTAGGCGTGCTCTGCTCCCAGTAACACCCCCAACGGGGTGGGGGTGTTTAAAAGCAGTACCACTTGTGTGTGAACAAGTTCTGGGTTAAACTGGTACAGAAGCCGGGGCGGACACACTTTCTCTTCCCGCTGGCCTTATTTCGCTTAAACCGCGTACGAACAGGTTTGAGCTGAACTGAAGTAAGTGTTCATGCAGAGGTTTGGATTGTTAAACCGATTCCTGGAGTGGTGTAAGGGTCCGAGCACTCGGCCTGGGCCTTAGGAGAGCTGAGTTCCATTCTGACTCTGCCACTTGCCTGCTGGGTGACatggagcaagtcacttcaccgctccgtgcctctgtttccccatctctaaaaagaggCTGGTAGGGGGAATGGAAAGGTCAAACTAATTCATTTTGGGGGTGTGAAAGGATTGGGTGACAGCTCCGCTTATTGTGTGCTTTTTAATTAagattttaatacaaatataCTCTAGGTTATACCATTTTTCTTACCACTTTCATCCAAAGATTGCAGACagctcagtatcattatcccctcTGTACACCTAGGAAAACTGAAGTACAGATGTGatctgacttgcccaagatcatatagtgagtcagtggtagagcagggaacaaAAGCTAGCTGTCCTGTCTCCCAGGTCCACTGGATTATGCTGTCTCCGCTAGTTGCTTATGGT is part of the Emys orbicularis isolate rEmyOrb1 chromosome 17, rEmyOrb1.hap1, whole genome shotgun sequence genome and encodes:
- the EMC6 gene encoding ER membrane protein complex subunit 6 — its product is MATMVAKREGPQFISEGAVRGNAAILDYCRTSVSALSGATAGILGLTGLHGFIFYFLASVLLSVLLVLKAGRRWNKYFKSRRPLFTGGLIGGLFTYVLFWTFLYGMVHVY